Proteins from one Bactrocera neohumeralis isolate Rockhampton chromosome 3, APGP_CSIRO_Bneo_wtdbg2-racon-allhic-juicebox.fasta_v2, whole genome shotgun sequence genomic window:
- the LOC126752966 gene encoding uncharacterized protein LOC126752966 — MENNSRNNTNNIYNEGGILMSSRAENSRSEADLTVRTPNTEVDPFKRVSRIARSPNQTPTISKPVRARSSPPVLEDSTPQAKVAQHPGDYFSELGSAIKRLTEAMHPPQRSINNNMRDILSSIAKLYSKALEEHTKIIEVRRKVQLRTTNTETTPKRPREENQPKRKTPPKRNKTAHEEAPKNQHAERSKETSGNSPDKSKKEGKKDDGWVSVKRKPQSHKKIDRKPPPRPDAIVIARSGDMSYRDILMKVRKEENLQKLGENVSRIRKTAKGEILLELKETQMESTSELRGEISKLLGDQAQIKALTHEVIVEIRDLDEITTKKDISEAIRKQVKKLKNFDLNLNHCEAAQDLLKQTVFEEKVDVAILCEQYKNIDNATWASDTTRKAAIWACGGKAFQENHY; from the exons ATGGAAAACAATTCGAGAAACAATACAAACAACATATACAATGAAGGCGGAATTTTAATGAGTAGCCGTGCTGAAAATTCGAGATCAGAGGCGGATCTGACTGTGAGGACCCCAAATACGGAAGTAGATCCATTCAAACGTGTATCGAGGATAGCCCGATCGCCAAATCAGACGCCCACAATCAGTAAACCGGTGCGAGCGAGGTCCTCACCACCGGTGCTAGAAGATAGTACACCTCAAGCCAAAGTAGCACAACATCCCGGGGACTACTTCTCTGAACTAGGAAGTGCCATAAAAAGACTGACTGAAGCAATGCATCCGCCGCAGCGGTCTATAAATAACAATATGAGAGACATCCTTAGTTCTATAGCAAAGCTATATTCAAAAGCCCTGGAGGAGCacacaaaaataatagaagTAAGACGGAAGGTGCAGCTCAGAACCACAAACACGGAAACAACACCAAAGAGGCCGCGCGAGGAAAATCAGCCCAAACGGAAAACACCGCCTAAAAGGAATAAAACGGCGCACGAAGAGGCACCGAAAAACCAGCACGCGGAGCGAAGCAAAGAGACATCAGGAAATAGCCCTGATAAATCCAAAAAAGAGGGAAAAAAAGATGACGGCTGGGTAAGCGTCAAGCGCAAGCCACAAAGCCACAAAAAAATTGACCGAAAGCCACCCCCACGGCCCGATGCTATAGTCATAGCGCGCTCTGGAGATATGTCCTATAGAGACATCCTTATGAAGgtgagaaaagaagaaaatctgCAGAAACTCGGCGAAAATGTATCGCGTATTCGGAAGACAGCCAAAGGTGAAATATTGCTGGAACTGAAAGAAACCCAAATGGAAAGTACGAGCGAACTAAGGGGCGAAATAAGCAAACTGCTGGGAGACCAGGCACAAATCAAAGCGCTTACCCACGAAGTCATAGTAGAGATTCGGGACCTGGACGAAATCACAACCAAGAAGGACATTTCGGAAGCTATACGGAAGCaggtgaaaaaactaaaaaactttgAT CTAAACCTGAATCATTGTGAAGCGGCGCAAGATTTGCTTAAGCAAACCGTCTTTGAGGAGAAGGTGGACGTGGCAATACTGTGCGAACAGTACAAAAACATAGACAACGCCACATGGGCTTCAGACACCACCCGCAAAGCCGCCATATGGGCATGTGGAGGTAAAGCTTTCCAGGAAAACCACTACTAG